The following proteins are co-located in the Hydrogenophaga sp. RAC07 genome:
- a CDS encoding aldo/keto reductase, with amino-acid sequence MADAKRLAKSRVRIQVNTVVVIQARTNSSRLPAKVLLPMGGIPLAVLAAKRAGNTGLRVIVATSDQSTDNLLSETLASHQVKCFRGSLNDTLDRVTRALSSWDDDTIVFRLTADNVFPDGSLLDEMARDFLIRKLDYLVCNGIPSGLPYGVSAEVTRLRHLREACTNATSAYDKEHVTPHIRRRFGAAYFQGYQSVAMGQYRCTVDCLDDYLKIGAIFQLIDEPVQESLFSLLERLKLATPSPRPTAPARRMVMGCAQLGLKYGAVNQHGQPSLAASTELIKTAIMNGATALDTAHAYGTSEAVIGEALKDGQQGQIGVVTKLSPLNQCPEDASEALVQALVDASIFQSMIRLRTTSLDVLLLHRADHLGKWHGAVWKRLRVHEGAGSIKRLGVSVQNPTELLWALQTEGVSHVQLPLNLVDWRWEESAQALAAAKRERPLTIHARSPYLQGLLLTNDASPWGKAHVDHVQPITDWIQQMVVQCKRVSVADICLAYLNAIEWIDGVVVGAERIDQLEQNIDLFGHPPLSADEVALVRATRPQLDLSTLDPALWLKEEV; translated from the coding sequence ATGGCTGATGCCAAACGTCTTGCGAAATCCAGGGTTCGGATTCAAGTGAATACCGTTGTAGTCATACAGGCGCGGACAAACTCTTCCAGGCTACCTGCGAAGGTCCTGCTGCCAATGGGCGGCATTCCCTTGGCCGTTCTAGCGGCCAAACGCGCGGGTAACACAGGGCTCAGGGTCATCGTTGCGACGTCCGATCAGTCGACGGACAACTTGCTGAGCGAAACCCTTGCGAGTCATCAAGTCAAATGTTTCCGTGGCTCTCTGAATGACACACTGGACCGGGTTACGAGAGCACTGTCTTCATGGGACGACGACACCATCGTTTTTCGACTCACTGCAGACAACGTGTTTCCAGATGGCTCGCTGCTGGATGAGATGGCGCGCGACTTCCTCATCCGAAAACTGGACTACCTCGTGTGCAACGGCATCCCCTCGGGGCTTCCATATGGAGTCAGCGCAGAGGTAACCCGTCTGCGCCATTTGCGAGAGGCCTGCACGAATGCCACGAGTGCCTATGACAAGGAACACGTCACTCCTCACATACGCCGGCGGTTTGGCGCAGCATATTTTCAGGGATACCAGTCGGTTGCCATGGGCCAGTACCGTTGCACAGTGGACTGCCTTGATGACTATTTGAAGATCGGCGCCATTTTTCAATTGATCGATGAGCCCGTTCAGGAGTCATTGTTCTCCCTGCTGGAACGCCTGAAACTCGCTACCCCTTCCCCACGTCCAACAGCGCCGGCCCGTCGAATGGTGATGGGTTGCGCCCAACTTGGACTGAAGTATGGCGCTGTCAATCAGCACGGGCAACCCAGCTTGGCCGCCAGCACGGAACTGATCAAAACCGCCATCATGAACGGCGCCACGGCTCTGGATACAGCCCATGCGTATGGCACGAGTGAAGCTGTGATCGGTGAGGCACTCAAGGATGGACAGCAAGGCCAGATCGGTGTTGTGACCAAACTGTCCCCACTGAACCAGTGTCCCGAAGACGCCAGCGAGGCTTTGGTGCAGGCATTGGTCGATGCCAGTATCTTTCAGTCAATGATCCGCCTCAGGACGACATCCCTGGATGTGTTGCTCCTGCATCGCGCAGATCACTTGGGCAAATGGCACGGGGCAGTCTGGAAGCGCCTTCGGGTTCACGAAGGCGCGGGATCGATCAAGCGATTGGGCGTATCCGTGCAGAACCCGACCGAACTCTTGTGGGCACTGCAAACGGAGGGTGTATCGCACGTTCAGTTACCACTCAATCTCGTTGACTGGCGTTGGGAAGAATCAGCCCAGGCCTTGGCGGCGGCCAAGCGCGAACGGCCTTTGACTATCCATGCGAGAAGCCCGTATCTGCAAGGCTTGCTGCTGACCAACGACGCAAGCCCTTGGGGCAAGGCGCATGTGGACCATGTGCAGCCGATCACCGACTGGATACAACAGATGGTCGTTCAATGCAAAAGAGTGAGCGTTGCCGACATATGCCTCGCCTACCTAAATGCAATTGAATGGATTGATGGCGTGGTGGTCGGCGCTGAGCGCATCGATCAGCTGGAACAAAACATCGACCTGTTCGGACACCCTCCACTATCTGCGGATGAAGTGGCTCTTGTCCGCGCCACACGGCCTCAGTTGGATTTGTCCACATTGGATCCTGCGCTTTGGCTGAAGGAAGAAGTATGA
- a CDS encoding DegT/DnrJ/EryC1/StrS family aminotransferase, whose translation MPELYMVEYESLAHSNQPFMEELEATAVRVIRNGWYVLGQEVTAFEEEFAQYVGTRHCIGVANGLDALILSIEALDLPKGSDILVASNTYIATILAIVRVGHRPVLVEPDPSTFNIDPAGLPKAMTANTRAICVTHLFGKTCRMDAIGAFAREHGLKVVEDCAQSHGARLGTQMTGTFGDAGCFSFYPTKNLGALGDAGAIVTNDDALADRLRHTRNYGSKQKYVNRYVGVNSRLDELQAALLRVKLRHLDTMTAHKRALAEVYFAGLPDWIGTPKRRPDEFDVFHIYGIRYSRRDELRQHLLEHGVKTEIHYPIPPHRQEAMKGILSGDYPIADYLHSTELSLPISAGHTVQEVERVIAACHTFGHG comes from the coding sequence ATGCCTGAGCTCTACATGGTCGAATACGAAAGCCTGGCCCACTCCAACCAGCCCTTCATGGAAGAGCTGGAGGCCACAGCGGTGCGTGTGATCCGCAACGGGTGGTACGTGCTGGGCCAGGAGGTCACGGCATTCGAGGAAGAATTTGCGCAGTATGTGGGGACTCGGCACTGCATCGGCGTGGCCAACGGCCTTGACGCGCTGATCCTGTCCATCGAAGCCCTCGACCTTCCGAAGGGTAGCGACATACTGGTGGCATCCAACACTTACATCGCCACCATCCTGGCCATCGTGCGAGTGGGCCACCGCCCGGTGCTGGTGGAGCCTGATCCGAGCACGTTCAACATCGACCCAGCCGGCCTGCCGAAGGCCATGACGGCAAACACACGTGCGATCTGCGTCACCCACCTGTTCGGGAAGACCTGCCGCATGGACGCCATCGGCGCGTTTGCCCGCGAGCACGGGCTCAAGGTGGTGGAGGACTGCGCGCAATCGCACGGCGCCCGCCTGGGGACACAGATGACCGGCACGTTTGGCGATGCCGGTTGCTTCAGCTTCTACCCAACCAAGAATCTCGGCGCCTTGGGCGACGCAGGTGCCATCGTCACCAACGACGATGCCCTGGCAGACCGACTGCGCCACACACGCAACTATGGATCCAAACAGAAGTACGTGAACCGCTACGTGGGCGTGAACTCGCGCCTGGACGAGCTTCAGGCAGCCTTGCTGCGCGTCAAACTCCGCCACCTGGACACCATGACCGCACACAAACGCGCCCTGGCCGAGGTCTACTTCGCAGGACTGCCCGACTGGATCGGCACACCGAAGCGTCGGCCCGATGAGTTTGACGTGTTCCATATCTACGGCATCCGGTACTCTCGTCGCGACGAGCTGCGCCAGCACCTGCTGGAACATGGGGTCAAGACAGAAATCCACTACCCGATTCCCCCGCACCGCCAAGAAGCGATGAAAGGCATTCTTTCCGGCGACTATCCGATCGCTGACTACTTGCACTCGACCGAGTTGAGCCTGCCCATCTCTGCCGGGCACACAGTGCAAGAGGTTGAGCGTGTGATCGCCGCTTGCCACACCTTTGGGCATGGCTGA
- the pseH gene encoding UDP-4-amino-4,6-dideoxy-N-acetyl-beta-L-altrosamine N-acetyltransferase — protein MTERDLELVLGWRNHPQVRAHMFTQHEISIEEHLRWFAAASKDDLQHVLIFETGGEPQGYAHLSLIAARTAANWGFYLSPAAPLGSGKRLGGATLDHAFHNLRLHKVCGQALAKNSRSISMHLALGFKPEGVLREQHFDGEAFHDVHCFGLLDHEWLGVDLPNLTTND, from the coding sequence ATGACGGAGCGTGACCTCGAACTGGTGCTGGGCTGGCGCAACCATCCCCAGGTCCGGGCTCACATGTTCACCCAGCACGAGATTTCGATCGAGGAGCACCTCCGTTGGTTTGCCGCTGCGTCCAAGGACGACCTCCAGCATGTGTTGATTTTCGAGACCGGCGGGGAGCCACAAGGCTACGCGCACCTTTCGCTAATTGCGGCCCGCACGGCAGCCAACTGGGGCTTCTACCTGTCTCCGGCCGCACCTCTCGGAAGTGGAAAACGGCTCGGAGGCGCAACGCTCGACCACGCCTTTCACAACCTCAGACTTCACAAGGTCTGCGGCCAAGCGTTGGCGAAGAACAGCCGGTCGATCAGCATGCACCTAGCCCTCGGATTCAAACCCGAAGGAGTTTTGCGCGAGCAACACTTTGACGGCGAAGCATTTCACGACGTCCACTGTTTCGGACTCCTGGACCATGAGTGGCTTGGCGTTGACCTGCCGAACCTTACTACTAATGACTGA
- the pseG gene encoding UDP-2,4-diacetamido-2,4,6-trideoxy-beta-L-altropyranose hydrolase, giving the protein MTRVLFRVDASLQIGSGHVQRCLTLAHALRQQGWECHFLSRLHPGNMLSIVEQQGFKTWSLPCSGVEAKTVCDQSIDAPLHAVWLGASQEEDARHTATIAEQIRPDWLVVDHYALDATWEQQLQALVPRILVIDDLADRQHACHVLLDQNLGRKAQDYAGKVPAEAIVLTGPRYALLRPEFRTLRDRSLARRPNNKLRSTFISMGGVDQANTTGRILTTLRQCPLDVDTRITIVMGSRAPELTSVQEAASQLPWPTDVKVDAANMAELMSEADLAIGAAGGSAWERCCLGLPSLLVVLAENQRPGALALAHAGAARLVGDACDINTHLPSAIDAMQNARVLAEMAAKASSVTDGQGVERVVTVMGTRHA; this is encoded by the coding sequence ATGACCAGAGTACTTTTCCGGGTCGATGCATCGCTGCAGATCGGCAGCGGCCATGTGCAACGTTGCCTTACCTTGGCACATGCGTTGCGGCAGCAGGGATGGGAGTGCCACTTTTTGTCGCGACTTCACCCGGGCAACATGCTGTCTATTGTGGAGCAACAAGGATTCAAGACTTGGTCATTGCCTTGCAGCGGAGTGGAAGCGAAAACGGTATGTGACCAGTCCATAGATGCGCCACTGCATGCAGTATGGCTTGGTGCCAGTCAGGAGGAAGACGCGCGGCACACGGCAACCATCGCCGAGCAAATTCGTCCGGATTGGCTCGTGGTGGATCACTACGCATTGGACGCAACATGGGAGCAGCAATTGCAAGCGCTTGTCCCTCGTATCTTGGTGATCGATGACCTCGCAGATCGACAGCATGCATGCCATGTGCTGCTGGATCAAAACCTGGGCCGCAAAGCACAGGACTACGCTGGCAAGGTCCCGGCGGAAGCCATCGTCTTGACTGGCCCAAGGTACGCCCTGCTGCGACCTGAATTCCGGACGCTGCGCGATCGCAGTCTGGCACGTCGGCCCAACAACAAGTTGCGCAGTACTTTCATTTCGATGGGAGGAGTCGATCAGGCCAACACCACCGGACGAATCCTGACGACCCTGCGCCAGTGCCCGCTGGACGTGGATACCAGAATCACCATCGTCATGGGCAGCCGGGCTCCAGAGTTGACGTCAGTACAAGAAGCCGCAAGCCAACTTCCGTGGCCTACGGACGTGAAGGTCGATGCGGCCAACATGGCCGAGCTGATGAGCGAGGCGGACCTCGCCATTGGTGCGGCAGGCGGTTCTGCATGGGAGCGATGCTGCTTGGGACTGCCCTCGCTGTTGGTGGTGCTTGCCGAAAACCAGCGTCCCGGCGCACTGGCCCTGGCGCATGCTGGCGCAGCGCGTCTGGTCGGTGATGCCTGCGACATCAACACTCATTTGCCTTCGGCCATCGACGCCATGCAGAACGCGCGCGTGCTTGCCGAAATGGCGGCAAAGGCAAGCTCGGTGACCGATGGTCAAGGCGTCGAACGGGTCGTTACAGTCATGGGGACGCGCCATGCATGA
- the pseI gene encoding pseudaminic acid synthase, which translates to MTCPPQIAIAERRISSDAPPYVIAEMSANHNGKLDNALRIISAAKLAGADAVKLQTYRPDTITIDVDSEQFRIRGGLWDGRTLYDLYEQAHMPWNWHAPLFEHAKSEGITIFSSPFDRTAVDLLENLGAPAYKIASFEAVDLPLIKYVAGTRKPMIISTGMADAEEIQEAVDAAREGGCTQLALLHCVSGYPAPAEDYNLQTIPDMARRFGTVIGLSDHTLDNTTAITSVALGARIIEKHFTLDRSGGGPDDSFSLEPAGLKELCTGARTAWQSLGHVDYGRKSSEQGNAMFRRSLYIVKDVASGEAFTDDNLRSIRPGYGLAPKHLDHFIGRPASHAIKRGTPVTWDMIVQHNGNSSGQTL; encoded by the coding sequence ATGACCTGCCCACCACAAATCGCCATCGCCGAAAGGCGTATCTCCAGTGATGCACCTCCGTACGTGATTGCGGAAATGTCTGCCAACCACAATGGCAAGCTCGACAACGCCTTGCGAATCATCAGTGCAGCCAAGCTGGCTGGTGCCGATGCCGTCAAGCTCCAGACCTACCGGCCGGACACCATCACCATTGATGTTGACTCGGAACAGTTCAGGATCCGGGGCGGCCTTTGGGATGGGCGCACCTTGTACGACCTCTATGAACAAGCGCATATGCCTTGGAACTGGCACGCCCCGCTTTTTGAACATGCCAAAAGTGAGGGCATCACCATTTTCAGTTCACCGTTCGATCGGACCGCCGTCGATCTGCTGGAGAATCTGGGCGCACCCGCTTACAAGATTGCGTCCTTCGAAGCCGTTGATTTGCCCCTGATCAAGTACGTGGCAGGCACGCGAAAGCCAATGATCATTTCCACGGGCATGGCTGATGCCGAAGAAATTCAGGAGGCAGTGGATGCTGCGAGGGAGGGCGGTTGCACACAGTTGGCACTCTTGCACTGTGTCAGCGGCTACCCCGCCCCAGCCGAGGACTACAACCTGCAGACCATCCCGGACATGGCACGCCGGTTTGGTACGGTCATCGGGTTGTCAGACCACACACTGGACAACACCACAGCCATCACCAGCGTGGCCTTGGGCGCACGAATTATCGAAAAACACTTCACGCTGGATCGCTCCGGCGGTGGACCGGATGACAGCTTTTCACTGGAGCCCGCTGGTCTCAAAGAACTTTGTACTGGTGCCCGCACCGCGTGGCAGTCGCTGGGACATGTCGACTATGGACGTAAGTCCAGCGAACAGGGAAATGCGATGTTCCGGCGATCGCTTTACATCGTCAAAGACGTTGCATCTGGTGAAGCGTTCACCGACGACAACCTGCGCTCGATCCGTCCTGGCTATGGGCTGGCCCCGAAGCATCTGGACCACTTCATTGGCAGGCCTGCATCACACGCCATCAAGCGCGGCACGCCAGTGACGTGGGACATGATCGTCCAGCACAACGGCAATTCATCTGGTCAGACCCTTTAA
- a CDS encoding sugar 3,4-ketoisomerase — protein MSHFPTLKLPTFTDARGSLTVMEGALPFTVVRSYWIFGADGQTRGGHRHRHTTQALVAVHGAVTIYMNDGVASDHVALEHPGDCLIVNPKDWHTMTFGVGSVLLVMSSHSYDRSEYIDEPYA, from the coding sequence ATGTCGCATTTCCCGACCCTGAAGCTTCCCACTTTCACAGACGCCCGTGGCTCGCTCACGGTGATGGAAGGCGCCCTGCCCTTCACTGTCGTACGCAGCTACTGGATTTTTGGTGCAGATGGCCAGACCCGCGGCGGACACCGCCATCGCCACACCACACAGGCGTTGGTCGCCGTACATGGCGCCGTGACGATCTACATGAACGACGGCGTGGCCTCCGACCATGTGGCGCTGGAGCACCCTGGCGACTGCCTGATCGTGAACCCCAAGGACTGGCACACCATGACCTTCGGCGTGGGCAGCGTGCTGCTGGTCATGTCATCGCATTCCTATGATCGGAGTGAGTACATCGACGAGCCCTATGCCTGA
- a CDS encoding SDR family NAD(P)-dependent oxidoreductase, with protein sequence MNAHLELFSLAGKTVLITGAAGHLGSAMTSALAAAGAHILINSRQRDHALREVYRIRLAGGLADAAVFDVTDPSSIDAFFRDRAGLALHGLISNAYAGGAGTIESSGPSAYEKAFAITVEASHNLLRAALPSLRLAVQSSGDASVINIASMYAMVSPDQRIYDSAPVANPPYYGAAKAALLQWTRYAACEFGKEGIRVNAISPGPFPAQAVEEMNPRFAEKLADRVPLGRTGRASELGGPAVFLTSSASSFVNGANIVVDGGWTCW encoded by the coding sequence ATGAACGCGCATTTGGAACTGTTCTCGCTTGCAGGAAAGACGGTGTTGATCACGGGCGCAGCCGGCCACCTGGGTTCCGCAATGACCAGTGCGCTTGCAGCGGCAGGCGCGCACATACTGATCAATTCACGCCAACGCGACCACGCGCTGCGCGAGGTGTACCGTATTCGCCTGGCCGGAGGGTTAGCCGACGCCGCTGTTTTCGACGTCACCGATCCCTCCTCCATTGACGCTTTTTTTCGCGACCGGGCGGGTCTTGCGCTGCATGGATTGATCAGCAACGCCTACGCAGGCGGTGCAGGCACCATCGAATCGAGTGGTCCTTCGGCCTATGAGAAGGCGTTTGCCATCACGGTGGAGGCTTCACACAACCTCTTGAGAGCGGCCCTGCCTTCGCTGCGCTTGGCCGTACAAAGTTCGGGGGATGCGTCCGTGATCAACATCGCGTCCATGTATGCCATGGTGAGTCCCGATCAGCGTATCTACGACAGCGCGCCCGTTGCCAACCCGCCTTATTACGGCGCGGCCAAAGCAGCACTGCTGCAGTGGACACGCTACGCCGCATGCGAATTCGGCAAGGAGGGAATTCGTGTCAATGCCATCTCACCAGGACCATTTCCAGCCCAAGCGGTCGAGGAGATGAATCCCCGGTTTGCCGAAAAGTTGGCCGATCGTGTTCCTCTTGGCCGGACAGGTCGGGCCAGCGAACTGGGTGGACCTGCGGTGTTCCTGACCTCCTCAGCATCTTCTTTTGTCAACGGCGCCAACATCGTCGTGGACGGTGGCTGGACTTGCTGGTAA